The genomic window TCAGCGGAAGAAGATGAAAAGAAAAGGAGACGAGGCGACGACGACGACCGGCCTCCACCGCACCACTCCACTCCACAAAGCCCAACCGCTAAAGCACCCAAGGAGAGGGAGGCCGACCATTATAACCCACACAAATTCCCCACCGAGATAGAAGCGAACCCCGAGCCGAGCACTGAAAAaaaaaggagaggaggagaaggaagaagaagctagAGAGTCGCGCAGCTAGAGAGCACAGAAAGGCGCGAGCTTTTCTTGCTTTTGGTGCCATGGCGAGGTGGACGGCGCAGCGGAGCGGGCTGCTGCTCGTGGCGGCGCTCCTCGcggtggccgtggcggcggcggacgacaGCGGCGAGAAGTGCACGGGCGGGTGCGGGAACCCGTGCGGCATCCCGTGCACCTactccagcccgccgccgccggagccggcgCTGCCCCCGCCCGTCTACTACCCGCCGCCGGCGCCCGtctactcgccgccgccgcccgaggccgtctaCCCGCCGCCCACGCCCACGGCCGACTGCCCGCCGCCCCCCACCGAGGGGTACACGCCCGCGCCCTACACCCCGACGCCGTCCACGCCCTCCGGCGGGTACACCCCGGCGACCCCCTCCGGCGGGTACAACCCGACCCCGTCCGGCGGGGACGGGTACAACCCGACGCCGTCCGGGTGGTTCACGCCGCCCAACATGCCGTCCTACCTCACCCCGCCCGGCCCGCTCTACCCGCAGGACCCCGGGTTCCGGCCCAACGCCGCACCGGGCCTCTCCGCGGCGTGGCGCGCGGCCGCGATCGCTGCCGTGGCCGTCGCCGGCGCCCTGGCCTTGTGATCGCCACCGACCGACGCACCGATCGCGCCATGCCAAGGCACACGTGCGCGCGCGTCGCCGGAAGGCATGGGGCTAGCAGCTGCACCATTCGACCGGTCGATCCATGGAGCCGGACGTTGAGCCGCCGTGGTGAGCATGGTAACCTTGAAG from Triticum aestivum cultivar Chinese Spring chromosome 3B, IWGSC CS RefSeq v2.1, whole genome shotgun sequence includes these protein-coding regions:
- the LOC123068190 gene encoding leucine-rich repeat extensin-like protein 3: MARWTAQRSGLLLVAALLAVAVAAADDSGEKCTGGCGNPCGIPCTYSSPPPPEPALPPPVYYPPPAPVYSPPPPEAVYPPPTPTADCPPPPTEGYTPAPYTPTPSTPSGGYTPATPSGGYNPTPSGGDGYNPTPSGWFTPPNMPSYLTPPGPLYPQDPGFRPNAAPGLSAAWRAAAIAAVAVAGALAL